From the genome of Biomphalaria glabrata chromosome 1, xgBioGlab47.1, whole genome shotgun sequence, one region includes:
- the LOC106054599 gene encoding splicing factor Cactin-like — protein MGRSREKSKKHKKDYDYHRKKKRHRSESSDSDRSHSSSRSRSPVKSKKHSSKHKSRPRTRSPSSDSSPSGSSGNKRDSSSKQIGSSKNIEEKKQEKALLKALETPEEKRARRLAKKEAKERKRKEQMGWDKDYLGYTNVDNPFGDEHLLDTFVWTKKLEKEGKKDLQAEELQAIGRSKMLQNKVELEKVKKRRLEREREQEEREKEREMLQREKEADYYKEWEKQEDGFHLSQAKLRSEIRIKDGRAKPIDLLAKYISAEDDELAVEMHEPYTYLYGLTIRDLEDLLEDIKVYLELEEGKNADYWRDIITVTQDELVKLRKLDASNKEYIGDRRDGINQAVTSEIGDIFKGKTTNQLKLLEKQIKDKLSGGEGIDVGYWESLLQQLKAYKARTRLRERHQEVLRQKLFKLKREQGIESGPLFPIIKDEKHAQSSKEAPSTSQFKVPQDLEQPGTSKQSDTEEAQENEKEDEQEEVVMTEEDIQELEYIKAGYSPRLFQPEDLTIESVVYDEQDDFKKLELARKQVLTTGQVRSDGETEFEKKAREGMDLDEAQFSVELNLEQQSFMWSDKYRPRKPRFFNRVHTGFEWNKYNQTHYDIDNPPPKIVQGYKFNIFYPDLIDKAKTPEYFVTPLEGSKDFAMLRFHAGPPYEDIAFKIVNREWEYSYKRGFRCQFHNNIFQLWFHFKRYRYRR, from the exons ATGGGAAGATCTCGagaaaaaagcaagaaacaCAAAAAAGACTACGATTAtcatagaaaaaagaaaag GCATAGGTCAGAGAGCTCAGATTCTGACAGGTCACATTCTTCATCAAGGTCTCGGTCTCCTGTTAAATCTAAGAAACATTCATCTAAACACAAGTCTAGACCACGAACAAGATCTCCATCAAGTGATTCAAGTCCGTCTGGCTCATCAGGCAATAAAAGAGATTCCTCATCCAAACAAATAGGATCAAGCAAAAACATTGAGGAGAAAAA acaAGAAAAAGCCTTATTGAAAGCATTGGAGACACCAGAGGAGAAAAGAGCAAGAAGATTAGCTAAAAAG GAAGCTAAAGAAAGAAAGCGAAAGGAACAGATGGGTTGGGATAAAGACTATTTG GGCTACACAAATGTGGACAATCCTTTTGGTGATGAACATCTACTGGAcacatttgtttggaccaagaAGCTGGAGAAAGAGGGCAAGAAAGACTTACAAGCAGAGGAACTTCAGGCCATTGGCCGTTCTAAAATGCttcaaaataaa GTTGAATTAGAGAAGGTCAAGAAAAGAAGacttgaaagagaaagagaacaagaggaaagagaaaaagaacgT GAAATGTtgcaaagagagaaagaagctGACTATTACAAAGAGTGGGAAAAACAAGAAGATGGC tttcatCTTAGTCAAGCTAAATTACGATCAGAAATAAGAATTAAAGATGGCAGAG CCAAACCTATTGACTTGTTGGCTAAATACATCAGTGCGGAGGATGATGAACTTGCAGTAGAGATGCATGAGCCTTATACATATCTTTAT GGTTTAACTATTAGAGACCTAGAAGATCTTCTGGAAGATATTAAAGTGTATCTGGAGCTGGAAGAGGGTAAAAATGCTGACTACTGGAGGGACATTATTACAGTGACGCAAGATGAGCTTGTCAAATTGCGGAAATTGGATGCTAGCaataaag AGTATATTGGTGACAGAAGAGATGGAATCAATCAAGCAGTCACTTCAGAGATTGGCGATATCTTCAAAGGGAAAACCACTAACCAGCTCAAACtgttagaaaaacaaataaaggaCAAACTGAGTGGTGGAGAAGGCATTGATGTTG GTTATTGGGAATCACTGTTGCAACAGTTAAAGGCCTATAAAGCAAGAACTAGATTGAGGGAGAGGCACCAAGAAGTGCTGagacaaaaattgtttaaactCAAACGAGAG CAAGGAATAGAGTCAGGTCCTCTATTTCCTATCATTAAAGATGAGAAACATGCACAGAGTTCGAAAGAAGCTCCATCTACCTCCCAATTTAAAGTACCTCAAGATTTAGAACAACCTGGCACATCCAAACAATCAGATACAGAAGA AGCTCAAGAAAATGAGAAAGAGGATGAGCAAGAAGAAGTGGTGATGACAGAAGAAGACATACAGGAACTGGAATATATCAAGGCCGGCTACTCGCCACGATTGTTCCAGCCTGAAGATTTAACAATTGAGTCTGTTGTTTACGATGAACAAGATGACTTCAAAAAGCTAGAGTTGGCTAGAAAGCAGGTTCTAACCACTGGTCAAGTCAGA AGTGACGGTGAAACAGAGTTTGAGAAAAAAGCTCGTGAAGGTATGGACTTGGATGAAGCTCAGTTTAGTGTAGAGTTGAATCTGGAGCAACAGTCATTTATGTGGTCAGATAAATATAGGCCACGCAAGCCTCGGTTCTTTAACAGAGTTCACACA ggTTTTGAATGGAATAAATACAATCAGACTCACTATGATATTGACAATCCTCCACCAAAAATTGTTCAAGGTTACAAATTCAAT atTTTTTATCCTGATCTCATTGACAAGGCTAAAACTCCAGAATATTTTGTT ACTCCTCTTGAAGGAAGCAAAGACTTTGCAATGTTAAGATTTCATGCAGGTCCTCCTTACGAG